A window from Dioscorea cayenensis subsp. rotundata cultivar TDr96_F1 chromosome 10, TDr96_F1_v2_PseudoChromosome.rev07_lg8_w22 25.fasta, whole genome shotgun sequence encodes these proteins:
- the LOC120269966 gene encoding OVARIAN TUMOR DOMAIN-containing deubiquitinating enzyme 12-like isoform X3, producing MAGQEACVLMIAVVLSEEYAKLDGAVAKRLSSLPSIPHVPRVNTFIPTLSDASLDHQRLLQRINAYGLVEVKVSGDGNCQFRALSDQLYRSPEHHKHVRKDIVKQLKKNRSLYESYVPMRYKQYYKKMSKIGEWGDHVTLQAAADKSRKCSSCILQDGTLFQYEAKICLLTSFRDSCFVEIVPRQQPPRRELWLSFWSEVHYNSIYEYRDLPNRYKPKKKYWLF from the exons ATGGCAGGGCAAGAGGCGTGTGTTCT GATGATTGCTGTTGTTCTTTCGGAAGAGTATGCTAAGTTAGATGGAGCAGTTGCTAAACGCTTGTCAAGCCTACCTTCCATCCCT CACGTCCCACGTGTGAATACATTCATACCAACGCTAAGCGATGCTAGTTTAGATCACCAACGCCTGCTTCAAAG GATCAATGCTTATGGCTTAGTTGAAGTGAAAGTCTCTGGTGATGGAAATTGTCAG TTCCGTGCACTATCAGACCAATTGTACAGATCACCAGAACATCACAAACATGTGCGGAAAGATATTGTAAAGCAG CTTAAAAAAAACCGATCTTTGTATGAAAGCTATGTTCCTATGAGGTACAAACAATACTACAAGAAAATGTCCAA GATTGGTGAGTGGGGCGATCATGTTACATTACAGGCTGCAGCTGACAAG AGTAGAAAATGTAGTTCTTGCATCCTCCAAGATGGCACTCTTTTCCAG TATGAAGCAAAGATATGTCTTCTAACTTCATTTAGAGATTCTTGTTTTGTCGAAATTGTTCCACGACAACAGCCGCCTCGTAGAG AGCTATGGCTGAGTTTCTGGTCAGAGGTGCACTACAATTCGATTTATGAATATCGAG ATCTTCCCAACCGATACAAACCAAAGAAGAAGTACTGGCTGTTTTAG
- the LOC120269966 gene encoding OVARIAN TUMOR DOMAIN-containing deubiquitinating enzyme 12-like isoform X1, whose product MTHMHQYGGDCSSSSSLSSRNNGTDDDRMIAVVLSEEYAKLDGAVAKRLSSLPSIPHVPRVNTFIPTLSDASLDHQRLLQRINAYGLVEVKVSGDGNCQFRALSDQLYRSPEHHKHVRKDIVKQLKKNRSLYESYVPMRYKQYYKKMSKIGEWGDHVTLQAAADKSRKCSSCILQDGTLFQYEAKICLLTSFRDSCFVEIVPRQQPPRRELWLSFWSEVHYNSIYEYRDLPNRYKPKKKYWLF is encoded by the exons ATGACCCATATGCATCAGTATGGAGGTGATTGTTCTAGCTCTAGTTCCCTAAGCAGCCGAAACAATGGTACTGATGATGACAGGATGATTGCTGTTGTTCTTTCGGAAGAGTATGCTAAGTTAGATGGAGCAGTTGCTAAACGCTTGTCAAGCCTACCTTCCATCCCT CACGTCCCACGTGTGAATACATTCATACCAACGCTAAGCGATGCTAGTTTAGATCACCAACGCCTGCTTCAAAG GATCAATGCTTATGGCTTAGTTGAAGTGAAAGTCTCTGGTGATGGAAATTGTCAG TTCCGTGCACTATCAGACCAATTGTACAGATCACCAGAACATCACAAACATGTGCGGAAAGATATTGTAAAGCAG CTTAAAAAAAACCGATCTTTGTATGAAAGCTATGTTCCTATGAGGTACAAACAATACTACAAGAAAATGTCCAA GATTGGTGAGTGGGGCGATCATGTTACATTACAGGCTGCAGCTGACAAG AGTAGAAAATGTAGTTCTTGCATCCTCCAAGATGGCACTCTTTTCCAG TATGAAGCAAAGATATGTCTTCTAACTTCATTTAGAGATTCTTGTTTTGTCGAAATTGTTCCACGACAACAGCCGCCTCGTAGAG AGCTATGGCTGAGTTTCTGGTCAGAGGTGCACTACAATTCGATTTATGAATATCGAG ATCTTCCCAACCGATACAAACCAAAGAAGAAGTACTGGCTGTTTTAG
- the LOC120269966 gene encoding OVARIAN TUMOR DOMAIN-containing deubiquitinating enzyme 12-like isoform X4, whose product MTHMHQYGGDCSSSSSLSSRNNGTDDDRMIAVVLSEEYAKLDGAVAKRLSSLPSIPHVPRVNTFIPTLSDASLDHQRLLQRINAYGLVEVKVSGDGNCQFRALSDQLYRSPEHHKHVRKDIVKQLKKNRSLYESYVPMRYKQYYKKMSKIGEWGDHVTLQAAADKSRKCSSCILQDGTLFQVVHRTLQHIYIELVAFISDDAYLYIFKRCCIYVRPVFKWFMG is encoded by the exons ATGACCCATATGCATCAGTATGGAGGTGATTGTTCTAGCTCTAGTTCCCTAAGCAGCCGAAACAATGGTACTGATGATGACAGGATGATTGCTGTTGTTCTTTCGGAAGAGTATGCTAAGTTAGATGGAGCAGTTGCTAAACGCTTGTCAAGCCTACCTTCCATCCCT CACGTCCCACGTGTGAATACATTCATACCAACGCTAAGCGATGCTAGTTTAGATCACCAACGCCTGCTTCAAAG GATCAATGCTTATGGCTTAGTTGAAGTGAAAGTCTCTGGTGATGGAAATTGTCAG TTCCGTGCACTATCAGACCAATTGTACAGATCACCAGAACATCACAAACATGTGCGGAAAGATATTGTAAAGCAG CTTAAAAAAAACCGATCTTTGTATGAAAGCTATGTTCCTATGAGGTACAAACAATACTACAAGAAAATGTCCAA GATTGGTGAGTGGGGCGATCATGTTACATTACAGGCTGCAGCTGACAAG AGTAGAAAATGTAGTTCTTGCATCCTCCAAGATGGCACTCTTTTCCAGGTTGTACACAGAACATTGCAGCATATATACATTGAATTAGTTGCATTCATATCTGATGATGCTTACTTGTATATCTTTAAGAGATGCTGTATTTATGTCAGGCCTGTTTTTAAGTGGTTTATGGGATAG
- the LOC120269966 gene encoding OVARIAN TUMOR DOMAIN-containing deubiquitinating enzyme 12-like isoform X2, translating to MTHMHQYGGDCSSSSSLSSRNNGTDDDRMIAVVLSEEYAKLDGAVAKRLSSLPSIPHVPRVNTFIPTLSDASLDHQRLLQRINAYGLVEVKVSGDGNCQFRALSDQLYRSPEHHKHVRKDIVKQLKKNRSLYESYVPMRYKQYYKKMSKIGEWGDHVTLQAAADKYEAKICLLTSFRDSCFVEIVPRQQPPRRELWLSFWSEVHYNSIYEYRDLPNRYKPKKKYWLF from the exons ATGACCCATATGCATCAGTATGGAGGTGATTGTTCTAGCTCTAGTTCCCTAAGCAGCCGAAACAATGGTACTGATGATGACAGGATGATTGCTGTTGTTCTTTCGGAAGAGTATGCTAAGTTAGATGGAGCAGTTGCTAAACGCTTGTCAAGCCTACCTTCCATCCCT CACGTCCCACGTGTGAATACATTCATACCAACGCTAAGCGATGCTAGTTTAGATCACCAACGCCTGCTTCAAAG GATCAATGCTTATGGCTTAGTTGAAGTGAAAGTCTCTGGTGATGGAAATTGTCAG TTCCGTGCACTATCAGACCAATTGTACAGATCACCAGAACATCACAAACATGTGCGGAAAGATATTGTAAAGCAG CTTAAAAAAAACCGATCTTTGTATGAAAGCTATGTTCCTATGAGGTACAAACAATACTACAAGAAAATGTCCAA GATTGGTGAGTGGGGCGATCATGTTACATTACAGGCTGCAGCTGACAAG TATGAAGCAAAGATATGTCTTCTAACTTCATTTAGAGATTCTTGTTTTGTCGAAATTGTTCCACGACAACAGCCGCCTCGTAGAG AGCTATGGCTGAGTTTCTGGTCAGAGGTGCACTACAATTCGATTTATGAATATCGAG ATCTTCCCAACCGATACAAACCAAAGAAGAAGTACTGGCTGTTTTAG
- the LOC120269966 gene encoding OVARIAN TUMOR DOMAIN-containing deubiquitinating enzyme 12-like isoform X5 has protein sequence MIAVVLSEEYAKLDGAVAKRLSSLPSIPHVPRVNTFIPTLSDASLDHQRLLQRINAYGLVEVKVSGDGNCQFRALSDQLYRSPEHHKHVRKDIVKQLKKNRSLYESYVPMRYKQYYKKMSKIGEWGDHVTLQAAADKSRKCSSCILQDGTLFQYEAKICLLTSFRDSCFVEIVPRQQPPRRELWLSFWSEVHYNSIYEYRDLPNRYKPKKKYWLF, from the exons ATGATTGCTGTTGTTCTTTCGGAAGAGTATGCTAAGTTAGATGGAGCAGTTGCTAAACGCTTGTCAAGCCTACCTTCCATCCCT CACGTCCCACGTGTGAATACATTCATACCAACGCTAAGCGATGCTAGTTTAGATCACCAACGCCTGCTTCAAAG GATCAATGCTTATGGCTTAGTTGAAGTGAAAGTCTCTGGTGATGGAAATTGTCAG TTCCGTGCACTATCAGACCAATTGTACAGATCACCAGAACATCACAAACATGTGCGGAAAGATATTGTAAAGCAG CTTAAAAAAAACCGATCTTTGTATGAAAGCTATGTTCCTATGAGGTACAAACAATACTACAAGAAAATGTCCAA GATTGGTGAGTGGGGCGATCATGTTACATTACAGGCTGCAGCTGACAAG AGTAGAAAATGTAGTTCTTGCATCCTCCAAGATGGCACTCTTTTCCAG TATGAAGCAAAGATATGTCTTCTAACTTCATTTAGAGATTCTTGTTTTGTCGAAATTGTTCCACGACAACAGCCGCCTCGTAGAG AGCTATGGCTGAGTTTCTGGTCAGAGGTGCACTACAATTCGATTTATGAATATCGAG ATCTTCCCAACCGATACAAACCAAAGAAGAAGTACTGGCTGTTTTAG
- the LOC120269926 gene encoding probable BOI-related E3 ubiquitin-protein ligase 3 — MAVQAQYPSNPISPDFLLSRVAAGSGRTTTPMDANGLLMYNGNGGAVLSDPQSQLTTTFNHPVSTMSMSMSRKRNRDELMPLPYQFQYQLAPNPSDAHTRVVESAGASTSGRLVTAPGLLAAHLSHEVDFLLRQHNERLRVGLEESAKRHCSVLHSVLEKQFLASLQEKQEELQKAVQRNLELEVKVGQLNAEKEMWFTAAKNSEAIVAGLKESLEQALLIQCQAVTKECGDISYPTAEDEESFCLQGEEKDKRGTSGVGVDVEEGIGESPEMLCQNVIKCCRVCQERDVCVLLLPCKHLCLCKDCASALDTCPVCRSPKNASLHVIIPHLQSL, encoded by the exons ATGGCCGTTCAAGCTCAATACCCATCCAATCCTATTTCCCCTGATTTCCTCCTCTCCAG GGTGGCAGCAGGGAGTGGGAGAACAACAACTCCAATGGATGCAAATGGGTTGTTAATGTATAATGGCAATGGTGGTGCAGTGCTAAGTGATCCACAGAGCCAATTAACAACAACGTTCAATCATCCTGTATCAACCATGTCCATGTCTATGTCCAGGAAGAGGAACAGAGATGAATTGATGCCCCTGCCTTATCAGTTTCAATACCAACTCGCTCCGAATCCATCCGATGCTCACACACGGGTGGTTGAGTCCGCCGGAGCCTCAACCAGTGGGAGACTAGTAACTGCACCTGGTCTTCTCGCTGCTCATCTCTCTCATGAAGTCGACTTCCTCCTTCGTCAACAC AACGAAAGGCTACGTGTGGGACTGGAGGAATCGGCGAAGAGGCACTGTTCTGTGCTTCATTCGGTCCTGGAAAAACAGTTTCTTGCAAGTCTACAAGAGAAACAAGAAGAACTACAGAAAGCCGTGCAAAGGAACTTAGAACTGGAGGTGAAGGTGGGACAGTTAAATGCTGAGAAGGAGATGTGGTTCACTGCTGCAAAGAACAGTGAAGCCATTGTAGCTGGTCTCAAGGAAAGCCTTGAACAAGCACTGCTTATTCAATGCCAAGCAGTCACCAAAGAGTGCGGTGATATCAGTTATCCTACCGCTGAGGATGAAGAGTCATTCTGTTTACAAGGTGAAGAGAAGGATAAAAGGGGTACTTCAGGAGTTGGGGTTGACGTTGAAGAAGGCATTGGAGAAAGCCCAGAGATGTTGTGCCAGAACGTGATCAAGTGTTGCAGGGTTTGCCAGGAGAGGGACGTGTGCGTCCTATTACTCCCCTGCAAACATCTGTGCCTCTGCAAAGACTGCGCTTCAGCTCTGGATACTTGCCCTGTTTGCAGGTCTCCCAAGAATGCCAGCCTTCATGTCATTATCCCTCACCTTCAATCTCTCTAA
- the LOC120270865 gene encoding glyceraldehyde-3-phosphate dehydrogenase A, chloroplastic has protein sequence MASATLSIANAALQANGKGFSDFSGLRTSSASLPFSRKASPDDFVSVIAFQTSAVGGNGGYRKGVVEAKIKVAINGFGRIGRNFLRCWHGRKDSPLDVIAINDTGGVKQASHLLKYDSTLGIFEADVKPASDTSISVDGKVIRVVSDRNPANLPWKEMGIDLVIEGTGVFVDREGAGKHIQAGAKKVLITAPGKGDIPTYVVGVNEDSYNPDEPIISNASCTTNCLAPFVKVLDQKFGIIKGTMTTTHSYTGDQRLLDASHRDLRRARAAALNIVPTSTGAAKAVALVLPTLKGKLNGIALRVPTPNVSVVDLVVQVSKKTFAEEVNAAFRESADKELQGILSVCDEPLVSVDFRCSDVSSTVDSSLTMVMGDDMVKVIAWYDNEWGYSQRVVDLADIVANNMK, from the exons ATGGCTTCGGCCACTCTCTCAATAGCCAATGCAGCCCTTCAG GCCAATGGCAAGGGATTCTCCGACTTCTCTGGACTGAGGACCTCCTCAGCTTCTCTCCCTTTCTCCCGCAAAGCGTCACCCGATGACTTTGTATCTGTTATCGCCTTCCAAACATCTGCA gtGGGAGGGAATGGTGGATATAGAAAGGGAGTGGTGGAGGCGAAGATCAAGGTGGCTATCAACGGGTTTGGACGCATTGGACGTAACTTCCTGCGGTGTTGGCACGGCCGCAAGGACTCACCACTGGACGTGATCGCCATCAACGACACTGGCGGTGTGAAACAAGCTTCTCACCTCCTCAAGTATGACTCCACTCTCGGCATCTTTGAAGCAGACGTCAAACCGGCCAGCGACACCTCCATCTCCGTCGATGGCAAGGTCATCCGGGTCGTCTCCGACCGTAATCCCGCCAACCTCCCCTGGAA GGAGATGGGGATTGATTTGGTGATAGAAGGAACAGGGGTGTTTGTAGACAGGGAGGGAGCAGGGAAACACATCCAAGCAGGGGCGAAGAAGGTGCTGATCACTGCGCCAGGGAAGGGTGACATTCCAACGTACGTCGTGGGTGTCAATGAGGATAGTTACAATCCTGATGAGCCCATCATTAGCAATGCTTCCTGCACAACCAACTGCCTCGCTCCCTTCGTCAAGGTTCTTGATCAGAAATTTG GGATCATCAAGGGGACAATGACGACCACACACTCGTACACCGGAGACCAGAGACTGCTGGACGCCAGCCACCGTGACCTCCGGCGTGCACGGGCGGCGGCTCTGAACATCGTGCCAACCTCGACTGGCGCTGCCAAGGCCGTGGCTCTGGTCCTCCCAACGCTCAAGGGAAAACTCAATGGCATCGCCCTCCGAGTCCCAACACCCAACGTGTCGGTGGTGGACCTTGTGGTCCAGGTCTCCAAGAAGACTTTCGCGGAGGAAGTGAACGCGGCCTTCCGTGAAAGCGCCGATAAGGAACTTCAAGGGATTCTGTCAGTGTGCGATGAGCCTCTGGTGTCAGTGGACTTCCGCTGCTCCGACGTGTCGTCCACTGTGGATTCATCGCTGACGATGGTGATGGGCGATGACATGGTCAAGGTCATCGCTTGGTATGACAACGAGTGGGGTTACTCGCAGAGGGTTGTGGATTTGGCCGACATCGTCGCCAACAACATGAAGTGA
- the LOC120270685 gene encoding heavy metal-associated isoprenylated plant protein 36-like gives MGARADDNLKIIELKVSVNCCEGCKKKVLKALSIKGVLKTEIHPSQPKLTVYGSVDPQTLIKKLSRCGKTAELCSSEETKLPKIPATTTTAATAVDKEQQTKSYSDDAGGKQNSSLNDTKSSNNNNNNNKNKDGDEINNKVKETSGSVAAQVVPEEAMFATPVVTTVPPMSYVVGPGPNMVHNPGGNVMASSHARVYYPMEPHTVLPMPYYTTVSTHYTAPPPPCYIPEHYQYEMPIYRTPPPPMQQQPMGFSDYFNDDNTVGCHVM, from the exons ATGGGAGCCAGAGCAGATGATAATTTGAAG aTTATTGAATTGAAAGTCTCTGTTAACTGCTGCGAAGGGTGCAAGAAAAAGGTACTCAAAGCTTTGAGCATCAAAG GTGTTTTGAAGACAGAGATTCATCCTTCTCAACCAAAACTCACAGTCTACGGGAGTGTTGATCCCCAAACTCTTATTAAGAAACTATCAAGGTGTGGAAAAACAGCAGAGTTATGTTCTTCAGAAGAAACAAAACTACCTAAAATCCCAGCTACCACAACTACTGCTGCTACTGCTGTGGACAAGGAGCAGCAAACAAAAAGCTACAGTGATGATGCAGGAGGAAAGCAAAATTCAAGCCTTAACGATACCAAAAgctcaaacaacaacaacaacaataataagaacaaagacGGTGATGAGATTAACAATAAGGTTAAAGAAACATCAGGCTCAGTTGCTGCTCAGGTTGTTCCAGAGGAGGCAATGTTTGCTACACCAGTAGTGACAACAGTTCCCCCAATGAGTTATGTTGTTGGTCCAGGTCCAAACATGGTTCATAACCCTGGTGGCAATGTGATGGCATCATCTCATGCAAGAGTTTACTATCCAATGGAACCCCACACTGTACTTCCAATGCCTTATTACACGACAGTGAGCACGCATTACACTGCTCCTCCACCGCCCTGTTACATTCCAGAACATTATCAGTATGAGATGCCAATCTATAGAACACCTCCCCCGCCAATGCAACAACAACCCATGGGGTTCTCAGACTACTTCAATGATGATAACACAGTTGGATGCCATGTGATGTGA
- the LOC120269981 gene encoding WD repeat-containing protein LWD1-like, giving the protein MIALHCTCQRNEKPSREMGGDGGSGSGSGERTPEGSEEQQKRSEIYTYEAPWHIYSMNWSVRRDKKYRLAIASLMEQYQNGVEIVQLDDATGDIRSDSALSFEHPYPPTKTMFVPDRDCVRPDLLATSADFLRLWSIHDDHVELKALLNGNKNSEFCGPLTSFDWNEAEPRRIGTSSIDTTCTIWDVEREAVDTQLIAHDKEVYDIAWGGVGVFASVSADGSVRVFDLRDKEHSTIIYESSDPAETPLVRLGWNKQDPRYMATIIMDSPKIVVLDIRFPTLPVVELQRHQASVNAIAWAPHSSCHICTAGDDSQALIWDLSSMGSGSGQQPEGGLDPILAYTAGAAIEQLQWSSSQPDWVAIAFSNKLQILRV; this is encoded by the coding sequence ATGATCGCATTGCATTGCACGTGCCAGAGAAACGAAAAGCCTTCGAGAGAGATGGGGGGCGATGGCGGCAGCGGTAGCGGCAGCGGAGAGCGAACGCCGGAGGGGTCGGAGGAGCAGCAGAAGCGATCGGAGATCTACACGTACGAGGCACCATGGCACATCTACTCTATGAATTGGAGCGTTCGCCGGGACAAGAAGTACCGCCTCGCCATTGCCAGCCTCATGGAGCAATACCAGAATGGTGTCGAGATCGTCCAGCTTGATGATGCCACAGGCGACATCCGCTCCGACTCCGCGCTCTCCTTTGAACATCCCTACCCTCCCACTAAAACCATGTTCGTCCCCGACCGCGACTGCGTCCGCCCGGACCTTCTGGCCACCTCCGCCGACTTCCTCCGGCTGTGGAGTATCCACGATGACCACGTCGAACTCAAGGCCCTCCTCAATGGTAACAAGAACTCGGAGTTCTGCGGCCCACTCACCTCCTTCGACTGGAACGAGGCGGAGCCCCGTCGCATCGGCACCTCCTCCATCGACACCACCTGCACCATCTGGGACGTCGAACGCGAGGCTGTAGACACCCAACTCATTGCCCACGACAAGGAGGTCTACGACATCGCCTGGGGCGGCGTCGGCGTCTTCGCCTCCGTCTCCGCCGACGGATCCGTCCGCGTTTTCGACCTCCGTGATAAGGAACACTCCACCATCATCTACGAGTCCTCCGACCCCGCTGAAACCCCACTTGTGAGGCTCGGGTGGAACAAACAGGACCCCAGGTACATGGCTACCATTATCATGGACAGCCCCAAGATCGTGGTGCTCGATATCCGCTTCCCTACTCTGCCCGTCGTTGAGCTTCAGCGTCACCAAGCCAGCGTCAACGCAATTGCCTGGGCGCCGCATAGTTCGTGCCACATCTGCACCGCAGGGGACGACTCGCAGGCGCTGATTTGGGACCTCTCGTCCATGGGCAGCGGTTCAGGGCAGCAGCCGGAAGGGGGCTTGGATCCGATACTGGCCTACACTGCGGGAGCAGCCATTGAACAGCTGCAATGGTCTTCCTCGCAACCCGATTGGGTTGCCATCGCTTTCTCCAACAAGCTCCAGATTCTCAGGGTTTGA
- the LOC120270448 gene encoding probable protein phosphatase 2C 39, translating into MEGVDKILPSPNELCVSFGYQCDTHQNSSHGAEHVFELSSDTEMEESDIKMRSRSFSCLSGAALSANATLANTNICNGVLGEEILPGLDSPKSFRRLASSPSLSKLELLSSSSQSSMSTLGGSLPTESDIFEGTRIWTPMSAPSRTESSSFLNTMDVQMAGGAAGEDRVQAVCSGSNGWLFCGIYDGFNGRDAADFLAATLYETIGFYLHLLECQSKLQGHSSVLSHQNSKYEVLPNHGSVISGLSLALDEQNSNSLEGELLSEAMHHGVLNCLVQALSQAEIDFMNMVEREMEDRPDLVSVGSCVLAAVLHGSNLYVLNLGDSRAVLATANVQEGGSLQAIQLTETHTVDNEIEYKKVLADHPDDPLAVIGGRVKGKLKVTRAFGVGYLKKRELNDALMGILRVHNLCSPPYIYTHPFTMNHLVSENDLFVILGSDGLFDFFKNDDVVEIVHQYIKANPFGDPAKYLIEQLICKAAENAGFSTEELMRVPAGRRRKYHDDVTVIVIILGNKHRTSKASTSI; encoded by the exons ATGGAAGGAGTTGATAAAATTCTTCCTTCTCCCAATGAGCTTTGCGTCAGCTTTGGTTATCAATGTGATACTCACCAGAATTCTTCTCATGGAGCTGAACATGTTTTTGAGCTGTCTTCTGACACTGAGATGGAAGAATCTGACATAAAGATGAGGAGCAGGTCATTTTCTTGTTTATCAGGCGCTGCACTCAGCGCAAATGCCACCTTGGCGAATACAAATATTTGCAATGGTGTCCTTGGGGAGGAAATCTTACCTGGTCTGGACTCTCCAAAATCATTTAGAAGGTTGGCATCTTCGCCTTCTCTTTCAAAGTTGGAGCTCTTATCATCATCTTCCCAAAGCAGTATGTCTACATTAGGTGGAAGTTTACCCACTGAAAGTGATATATTTGAAGGAACTAGAATATGGACACCCATGAGTGCACCTTCAAGAACTGAATCGTCGAGCTTTCTCAATACTATGGATGTACAGATGGCTGGTGGCGCAGCTGGAGAAGATCGAGTCCAAGCTGTCTGTTCTGGATCTAATGGGTGGTTATTTTGTGGAATATATGATGGATTCAATGGGCGGGATGCTGCTGACTTTTTGGCAGCTACACTTTATGAAACTATTGGATTTTATCTCCATTTGCTTGAATGTCAAAGTAAGCTACAGGGGCATTCCTCTGTTCTTTCTCATCAAAATAGCAAGTATGAAGTATTGCCAAATCATGGTAGCGTAATAAGTGGGCTATCTCTAGCACTTGATGAACAAAATTCCAATTCCTTGGAAGGAGAATTGTTGTCTGAAGCTATGCATCACGGTGTACTGAACTGTCTTGTTCAAGCGCTTTCCCAAGCTGAGATTGATTTTATGAATATGGTTGAGCGAGAAATGGAAGACCGACCTGATTTGGTTTCTGTTGGTTCTTGTGTGCTAGCAGCTGTTCTTCATGGGAGCAATTTGTATGTCTTAAATCTTGGTGATAGTAGAGCAGTTTTAGCTACTGCTAATGTTCAGGAAGGTGGATCACTACAAGCCATCCAGTTGACTGAGACTCATACTGTggacaatgaaatcgaatacaAAAAGGTATTGGCTGACCATCCTGATGATCCTTTAGCAGTTATTGGTGGAAGGGTGAAAGGAAAACTGAAAGTTACTCGTGCATTTGGTGTTGGCTACCTCAAAAAG AGGGAACTAAATGATGCACTTATGGGCATCCTTCGAGTTCACAATTTGTGCAGCCCACCTTATATCTACACTCACCCATTCACAATGAACCATCTTGTTTCCGAGAATGACTTATTCGTTATTTTGGGAAGTGATGGAttatttgatttcttcaaaaatgATGATGTTGTGGAGATTGTTCATCAGTATATCAAAGCTAATCCATTTGGTGATCCTGCAAAGTATCTAATTGAGCAACTTATATGCAAGGCAGCAGAAAATGCAG GATTCAGCACTGAAGAATTGATGAGAGTACCAGCCGGGAGGAGGAGAAAGTATCACGATGATGTTACGGTCATTGTGATAATTCTTGGCAACAAGCACAGGACCTCCAAAGCATCAACTTCAATATAA